A genomic region of Raphanus sativus cultivar WK10039 chromosome 6, ASM80110v3, whole genome shotgun sequence contains the following coding sequences:
- the LOC130495706 gene encoding serine carboxypeptidase-like 12 isoform X5: MSLTLKLLLLLLLLFVLSHHVDSGSIVKFLPGFEGPLPFELETGYIGIGEEEDIQLFYYFIKSEKNPKEDPLLIWLNGGPGCSSLLGLLFENGPLAFKFEVYNGDLASLVSTTYSWTQVANIIFLDQPVGSGFSYSRTPLDKTSDTNEVKMIHEFLQKWLSKHPQFFSNPFYVIGDSYSGKIVPALVQKISKGNYICCKPLINLQGYVLGNPVTYPEFELNYRIPFSHGMSLISDELYESLNTNCKGVYVNVDPRNTKCLELVAEYHKIAMMTKIRKIYLLIAIGDHDMTMPSLATQAWIKSLNYSIIDDWRPWMIKAQIAGYTRTYSNKMTFSTIKRFDYREVDTRQSINQTRHLLCFKGGSVISLCNRDLWL; this comes from the exons atGAGTTTGACTCTGAAGCTTCTGCTTCTACTTCTACTTCTTTTTGTCTTGAGTCATCATGTTGATTCTGGCTCTATAGTCAAGTTTCTTCCCGGTTTTGAAGGCCCTCTTCCTTTTGAGCTTGAAACCGg GTACATCGGTATTGGTGAGGAAGAGGATATACAGTTGTTCTACTACTTCATCAAATCTGAGAAGAATCCAAAGGAAGATCCTCTTCTTATTTGGTTAAATGGTGGACCTGGATGCTCTTCTCTCCTAGGACTTCTTTTTGAGAATg GACCTCTGGCTTTTAAGTTCGAGGTTTACAATGGAGATCTCGCTTCTTTGGTCTCTACTACATATTCATGGACACAG GTGGCTAACATAATATTCTTGGATCAACCTGTTGGATCTGGTTTCTCATACTCAAGAACTCCACTTGATAAAACTAGTGACACAAATGAAGTTAAGATGATCCATGAGTTTCTTCAAAAG TGGCTAAGCAAGCATCCACAGTTTTTCTCTAACCCGTTTTACGTTATCGGAGATTCTTATTCCGGTAAAATTGTTCCGGCACTCGTTCAGAAAATCTCAAAAG GAAACTATATATGTTGCAAACCTCTCATCAATCTACAG GGGTATGTGCTCGGAAACCCAGTAACATATCCTGAATTTGAACTAAACTATCGTATTCCATTTTCTCATGGAATGTCATTAATCTCTGATGAACTATACGAG tcACTGAACACAAATTGCAAAGGAGTTTATGTAAATGTGGATCCACGTAATACAAAGTGTTTGGAACTTGTTGCAGAATACCATAAG ATTGCGATGATGACGAAAATTCGGAAAATATATCTCCTGATTGCTAT TGGTGATCATGACATGACGATGCCTTCCCTAGCAACTCAAGCCTGGATCAAATCCCTCAATTACTCCATCATTGATGACTGGAGGCCTTGGATGATAAAAGCTCAAATTGCTGG ATACACGAGAACTTATTCCAATAAGATGACATTTTCTACTATCAAG CGTTTTGATTATAGGGAAGTGGACACACGGCAGAGTATAAACCAAACGAGACATTTATTATGTTTCAAAGGTGGATCAGTAATCAGCCTCTGTAATAGAGACTTATGGCTTTGA
- the LOC130495706 gene encoding serine carboxypeptidase-like 10 isoform X1 — protein sequence MSLTLKLLLLLLLLFVLSHHVDSGSIVKFLPGFEGPLPFELETGYIGIGEEEDIQLFYYFIKSEKNPKEDPLLIWLNGGPGCSSLLGLLFENGPLAFKFEVYNGDLASLVSTTYSWTQVANIIFLDQPVGSGFSYSRTPLDKTSDTNEVKMIHEFLQKWLSKHPQFFSNPFYVIGDSYSGKIVPALVQKISKGNYICCKPLINLQGYVLGNPVTYPEFELNYRIPFSHGMSLISDELYESLNTNCKGVYVNVDPRNTKCLELVAEYHKCTDKINPHNILLPDCDDDENSENISPDCYYYLYYLIESWANNERVREALHIRKGTKGHWKRCNRTIPYSSDIISSLPYHANNSISGYRSLIYSGDHDMTMPSLATQAWIKSLNYSIIDDWRPWMIKAQIAGYTRTYSNKMTFSTIKRFDYREVDTRQSINQTRHLLCFKGGSVISLCNRDLWL from the exons atGAGTTTGACTCTGAAGCTTCTGCTTCTACTTCTACTTCTTTTTGTCTTGAGTCATCATGTTGATTCTGGCTCTATAGTCAAGTTTCTTCCCGGTTTTGAAGGCCCTCTTCCTTTTGAGCTTGAAACCGg GTACATCGGTATTGGTGAGGAAGAGGATATACAGTTGTTCTACTACTTCATCAAATCTGAGAAGAATCCAAAGGAAGATCCTCTTCTTATTTGGTTAAATGGTGGACCTGGATGCTCTTCTCTCCTAGGACTTCTTTTTGAGAATg GACCTCTGGCTTTTAAGTTCGAGGTTTACAATGGAGATCTCGCTTCTTTGGTCTCTACTACATATTCATGGACACAG GTGGCTAACATAATATTCTTGGATCAACCTGTTGGATCTGGTTTCTCATACTCAAGAACTCCACTTGATAAAACTAGTGACACAAATGAAGTTAAGATGATCCATGAGTTTCTTCAAAAG TGGCTAAGCAAGCATCCACAGTTTTTCTCTAACCCGTTTTACGTTATCGGAGATTCTTATTCCGGTAAAATTGTTCCGGCACTCGTTCAGAAAATCTCAAAAG GAAACTATATATGTTGCAAACCTCTCATCAATCTACAG GGGTATGTGCTCGGAAACCCAGTAACATATCCTGAATTTGAACTAAACTATCGTATTCCATTTTCTCATGGAATGTCATTAATCTCTGATGAACTATACGAG tcACTGAACACAAATTGCAAAGGAGTTTATGTAAATGTGGATCCACGTAATACAAAGTGTTTGGAACTTGTTGCAGAATACCATAAG TGCACTGACAAAATAAATCCACATAATATACTATTGCCAGATTGCGATGATGACGAAAATTCGGAAAATATATCTCCTGATTGCTAT TATTATCTATATTATCTCATTGAAAGTTGGGCCAACAACGAGAGAGTCCGCGAAGCTCTCCATATTCGAAAG GGGACTAAAGGACATTGGAAGCGATGTAACAGGACTATTCCGTACAGTTCCGACATTATAAGCAGCTTACCTTATCATGCGAATAACAGCATCAGCGGATACCGATCTCTTATTTATAG TGGTGATCATGACATGACGATGCCTTCCCTAGCAACTCAAGCCTGGATCAAATCCCTCAATTACTCCATCATTGATGACTGGAGGCCTTGGATGATAAAAGCTCAAATTGCTGG ATACACGAGAACTTATTCCAATAAGATGACATTTTCTACTATCAAG CGTTTTGATTATAGGGAAGTGGACACACGGCAGAGTATAAACCAAACGAGACATTTATTATGTTTCAAAGGTGGATCAGTAATCAGCCTCTGTAATAGAGACTTATGGCTTTGA
- the LOC130495706 gene encoding serine carboxypeptidase-like 10 isoform X4: MYIGIGEEEDIQLFYYFIKSEKNPKEDPLLIWLNGGPGCSSLLGLLFENGPLAFKFEVYNGDLASLVSTTYSWTQVANIIFLDQPVGSGFSYSRTPLDKTSDTNEVKMIHEFLQKWLSKHPQFFSNPFYVIGDSYSGKIVPALVQKISKGNYICCKPLINLQGYVLGNPVTYPEFELNYRIPFSHGMSLISDELYESLNTNCKGVYVNVDPRNTKCLELVAEYHKCTDKINPHNILLPDCDDDENSENISPDCYYYLYYLIESWANNERVREALHIRKGTKGHWKRCNRTIPYSSDIISSLPYHANNSISGYRSLIYSGDHDMTMPSLATQAWIKSLNYSIIDDWRPWMIKAQIAGYTRTYSNKMTFSTIKRFDYREVDTRQSINQTRHLLCFKGGSVISLCNRDLWL, translated from the exons at GTACATCGGTATTGGTGAGGAAGAGGATATACAGTTGTTCTACTACTTCATCAAATCTGAGAAGAATCCAAAGGAAGATCCTCTTCTTATTTGGTTAAATGGTGGACCTGGATGCTCTTCTCTCCTAGGACTTCTTTTTGAGAATg GACCTCTGGCTTTTAAGTTCGAGGTTTACAATGGAGATCTCGCTTCTTTGGTCTCTACTACATATTCATGGACACAG GTGGCTAACATAATATTCTTGGATCAACCTGTTGGATCTGGTTTCTCATACTCAAGAACTCCACTTGATAAAACTAGTGACACAAATGAAGTTAAGATGATCCATGAGTTTCTTCAAAAG TGGCTAAGCAAGCATCCACAGTTTTTCTCTAACCCGTTTTACGTTATCGGAGATTCTTATTCCGGTAAAATTGTTCCGGCACTCGTTCAGAAAATCTCAAAAG GAAACTATATATGTTGCAAACCTCTCATCAATCTACAG GGGTATGTGCTCGGAAACCCAGTAACATATCCTGAATTTGAACTAAACTATCGTATTCCATTTTCTCATGGAATGTCATTAATCTCTGATGAACTATACGAG tcACTGAACACAAATTGCAAAGGAGTTTATGTAAATGTGGATCCACGTAATACAAAGTGTTTGGAACTTGTTGCAGAATACCATAAG TGCACTGACAAAATAAATCCACATAATATACTATTGCCAGATTGCGATGATGACGAAAATTCGGAAAATATATCTCCTGATTGCTAT TATTATCTATATTATCTCATTGAAAGTTGGGCCAACAACGAGAGAGTCCGCGAAGCTCTCCATATTCGAAAG GGGACTAAAGGACATTGGAAGCGATGTAACAGGACTATTCCGTACAGTTCCGACATTATAAGCAGCTTACCTTATCATGCGAATAACAGCATCAGCGGATACCGATCTCTTATTTATAG TGGTGATCATGACATGACGATGCCTTCCCTAGCAACTCAAGCCTGGATCAAATCCCTCAATTACTCCATCATTGATGACTGGAGGCCTTGGATGATAAAAGCTCAAATTGCTGG ATACACGAGAACTTATTCCAATAAGATGACATTTTCTACTATCAAG CGTTTTGATTATAGGGAAGTGGACACACGGCAGAGTATAAACCAAACGAGACATTTATTATGTTTCAAAGGTGGATCAGTAATCAGCCTCTGTAATAGAGACTTATGGCTTTGA
- the LOC130495706 gene encoding serine carboxypeptidase-like 10 isoform X3 has protein sequence MSLTLKLLLLLLLLFVLSHHVDSGSIVKFLPGFEGPLPFELETGYIGIGEEEDIQLFYYFIKSEKNPKEDPLLIWLNGGPGCSSLLGLLFENGPLAFKFEVYNGDLASLVSTTYSWTQVANIIFLDQPVGSGFSYSRTPLDKTSDTNEVKMIHEFLQKWLSKHPQFFSNPFYVIGDSYSGKIVPALVQKISKGNYICCKPLINLQGYVLGNPVTYPEFELNYRIPFSHGMSLISDELYESLNTNCKGVYVNVDPRNTKCLELVAEYHKCTDKINPHNILLPDCDDDENSENISPDCYYYLYYLIESWANNERVREALHIRKGTKGHWKRCNRTIPYSSDIISSLPYHANNSISGYRSLIYSGDHDMTMPSLATQAWIKSLNYSIIDDWRPWMIKAQIAGYTRTYSNKMTFSTIKIF, from the exons atGAGTTTGACTCTGAAGCTTCTGCTTCTACTTCTACTTCTTTTTGTCTTGAGTCATCATGTTGATTCTGGCTCTATAGTCAAGTTTCTTCCCGGTTTTGAAGGCCCTCTTCCTTTTGAGCTTGAAACCGg GTACATCGGTATTGGTGAGGAAGAGGATATACAGTTGTTCTACTACTTCATCAAATCTGAGAAGAATCCAAAGGAAGATCCTCTTCTTATTTGGTTAAATGGTGGACCTGGATGCTCTTCTCTCCTAGGACTTCTTTTTGAGAATg GACCTCTGGCTTTTAAGTTCGAGGTTTACAATGGAGATCTCGCTTCTTTGGTCTCTACTACATATTCATGGACACAG GTGGCTAACATAATATTCTTGGATCAACCTGTTGGATCTGGTTTCTCATACTCAAGAACTCCACTTGATAAAACTAGTGACACAAATGAAGTTAAGATGATCCATGAGTTTCTTCAAAAG TGGCTAAGCAAGCATCCACAGTTTTTCTCTAACCCGTTTTACGTTATCGGAGATTCTTATTCCGGTAAAATTGTTCCGGCACTCGTTCAGAAAATCTCAAAAG GAAACTATATATGTTGCAAACCTCTCATCAATCTACAG GGGTATGTGCTCGGAAACCCAGTAACATATCCTGAATTTGAACTAAACTATCGTATTCCATTTTCTCATGGAATGTCATTAATCTCTGATGAACTATACGAG tcACTGAACACAAATTGCAAAGGAGTTTATGTAAATGTGGATCCACGTAATACAAAGTGTTTGGAACTTGTTGCAGAATACCATAAG TGCACTGACAAAATAAATCCACATAATATACTATTGCCAGATTGCGATGATGACGAAAATTCGGAAAATATATCTCCTGATTGCTAT TATTATCTATATTATCTCATTGAAAGTTGGGCCAACAACGAGAGAGTCCGCGAAGCTCTCCATATTCGAAAG GGGACTAAAGGACATTGGAAGCGATGTAACAGGACTATTCCGTACAGTTCCGACATTATAAGCAGCTTACCTTATCATGCGAATAACAGCATCAGCGGATACCGATCTCTTATTTATAG TGGTGATCATGACATGACGATGCCTTCCCTAGCAACTCAAGCCTGGATCAAATCCCTCAATTACTCCATCATTGATGACTGGAGGCCTTGGATGATAAAAGCTCAAATTGCTGG ATACACGAGAACTTATTCCAATAAGATGACATTTTCTACTATCAAG ATCTTTTAA
- the LOC130495706 gene encoding serine carboxypeptidase-like 10 isoform X2, translating into MSLTLKLLLLLLLLFVLSHHVDSGSIVKFLPGFEGPLPFELETGYIGIGEEEDIQLFYYFIKSEKNPKEDPLLIWLNGGPGCSSLLGLLFENGPLAFKFEVYNGDLASLVSTTYSWTQVANIIFLDQPVGSGFSYSRTPLDKTSDTNEVKMIHEFLQKWLSKHPQFFSNPFYVIGDSYSGKIVPALVQKISKGNYICCKPLINLQGYVLGNPVTYPEFELNYRIPFSHGMSLISDELYESLNTNCKGVYVNVDPRNTKCLELVAEYHKCTDKINPHNILLPDCDDDENSENISPDCYYYLYYLIESWANNERVREALHIRKGTKGHWKRCNRTIPYSSDIISSLPYHANNSISGYRSLIYSGDHDMTMPSLATQAWIKSLNYSIIDDWRPWMIKAQIAGYTRTYSNKMTFSTIKGSGHTAEYKPNETFIMFQRWISNQPL; encoded by the exons atGAGTTTGACTCTGAAGCTTCTGCTTCTACTTCTACTTCTTTTTGTCTTGAGTCATCATGTTGATTCTGGCTCTATAGTCAAGTTTCTTCCCGGTTTTGAAGGCCCTCTTCCTTTTGAGCTTGAAACCGg GTACATCGGTATTGGTGAGGAAGAGGATATACAGTTGTTCTACTACTTCATCAAATCTGAGAAGAATCCAAAGGAAGATCCTCTTCTTATTTGGTTAAATGGTGGACCTGGATGCTCTTCTCTCCTAGGACTTCTTTTTGAGAATg GACCTCTGGCTTTTAAGTTCGAGGTTTACAATGGAGATCTCGCTTCTTTGGTCTCTACTACATATTCATGGACACAG GTGGCTAACATAATATTCTTGGATCAACCTGTTGGATCTGGTTTCTCATACTCAAGAACTCCACTTGATAAAACTAGTGACACAAATGAAGTTAAGATGATCCATGAGTTTCTTCAAAAG TGGCTAAGCAAGCATCCACAGTTTTTCTCTAACCCGTTTTACGTTATCGGAGATTCTTATTCCGGTAAAATTGTTCCGGCACTCGTTCAGAAAATCTCAAAAG GAAACTATATATGTTGCAAACCTCTCATCAATCTACAG GGGTATGTGCTCGGAAACCCAGTAACATATCCTGAATTTGAACTAAACTATCGTATTCCATTTTCTCATGGAATGTCATTAATCTCTGATGAACTATACGAG tcACTGAACACAAATTGCAAAGGAGTTTATGTAAATGTGGATCCACGTAATACAAAGTGTTTGGAACTTGTTGCAGAATACCATAAG TGCACTGACAAAATAAATCCACATAATATACTATTGCCAGATTGCGATGATGACGAAAATTCGGAAAATATATCTCCTGATTGCTAT TATTATCTATATTATCTCATTGAAAGTTGGGCCAACAACGAGAGAGTCCGCGAAGCTCTCCATATTCGAAAG GGGACTAAAGGACATTGGAAGCGATGTAACAGGACTATTCCGTACAGTTCCGACATTATAAGCAGCTTACCTTATCATGCGAATAACAGCATCAGCGGATACCGATCTCTTATTTATAG TGGTGATCATGACATGACGATGCCTTCCCTAGCAACTCAAGCCTGGATCAAATCCCTCAATTACTCCATCATTGATGACTGGAGGCCTTGGATGATAAAAGCTCAAATTGCTGG ATACACGAGAACTTATTCCAATAAGATGACATTTTCTACTATCAAG GGAAGTGGACACACGGCAGAGTATAAACCAAACGAGACATTTATTATGTTTCAAAGGTGGATCAGTAATCAGCCTCTGTAA